In Zingiber officinale cultivar Zhangliang chromosome 1A, Zo_v1.1, whole genome shotgun sequence, a genomic segment contains:
- the LOC122004547 gene encoding 40S ribosomal protein S27-2-like produces the protein MASLLNPSFFLPALPPFIHYICYSPCFSRFFLRSPAEMVLPNDIDLLNPPAELEKRRHKLKRLVQSPNSFFMDVKCQGCFNITTVFSHSQTVVVCGNCQTVLCQPTGGRARLTEGCSFRRKGD, from the exons ATGGCGTCTCTCCTCAACCCTAGTTTTTTCCTTCCTGCGCTGCCGCCCTTCATCCATTACATCTGCTACTCTCCTTGTTTCTCACGGTTTTTCCTTCGATCTCCCGCCGAAATG GTTCTTCCCAACGATATCGATCTGCTGAACCCTCCGGCTGAGCTCGAGAAGAGGAGGCACAAGCTCAAGCGCCTCGTGCAGTCTCCAAACTCCTTCTTCATG GATGTTAAATGCCAAGGGTGTTTCAACAT AACCACTGTGTTCAGCCACTCTCAGACAGTCGTGGTGTGTGGCAATTGCCAGACCGTGCTCTGCCAGCCGACCGGCGGGCGTGCCAGGCTCACAGAGGGCTGCTCCTTCAGACGGAAGGGTGATTGA